From a region of the Pseudanabaena sp. ABRG5-3 genome:
- a CDS encoding pentapeptide repeat-containing protein — protein MTKATRSLIASEKGIERARKALIDLGINQTGLEKKLGISRSTISSFFNRTKPIDHPYFTEICKTLNLKWEEIVEKDNPMKPDNYQIENTLDVETNSPRLAAFVIEGSFPVDALTQAKIQALVKQLQKITGDASLEIVDIQEGSIKIILTGTPEALTMIQKLYESGLFTEVDGIPIVSVSFDSLMGTAPRETPVDKLDLRGANLSKITLSELDLRGADLRGADFRGVNLNGLDFRGADLRGANLSELDLKGANFRGANLIGAKFKGTRLIGSEFREAKLIGSNLSEANLSEANLSEAELIGANLSRSDLIGTNLREVNLIGANLIGVDLIGANLIGANLIGANLSLANLNRANLSLANFSKANLSRATLTSSNLSGATLTDTYVAKARFSDNLGISEVMKFDLIYRGAIFDDSLGDRSGVLTPAPV, from the coding sequence ATGACTAAGGCAACAAGATCGCTAATTGCATCAGAAAAGGGAATTGAGCGTGCTAGGAAGGCATTAATTGATCTTGGAATAAACCAAACAGGTTTGGAAAAAAAACTTGGTATTTCTAGATCGACAATTAGCAGCTTTTTTAATAGGACAAAGCCAATTGATCATCCTTACTTCACGGAAATTTGTAAAACTTTGAACCTTAAATGGGAAGAAATTGTTGAGAAGGATAATCCTATGAAGCCTGATAACTACCAGATTGAAAATACTCTAGATGTCGAAACCAATTCTCCTCGTTTGGCGGCTTTTGTCATAGAAGGCTCATTCCCTGTTGACGCTTTAACACAGGCAAAAATTCAGGCTCTAGTAAAGCAACTACAGAAAATCACTGGTGATGCTTCACTGGAAATCGTTGATATTCAAGAAGGTAGTATCAAGATTATTTTGACAGGTACACCAGAAGCCCTAACTATGATTCAAAAGCTTTATGAATCAGGGCTTTTTACTGAGGTTGACGGAATTCCTATAGTTAGCGTAAGTTTTGATAGTTTAATGGGAACTGCTCCTAGAGAAACTCCTGTTGATAAACTTGATCTCAGAGGTGCGAATCTTAGTAAGATTACTCTCAGTGAACTTGACCTTAGAGGTGCAGATCTTAGAGGTGCAGACTTCAGAGGTGTAAATCTTAATGGACTTGACTTTAGAGGTGCAGATCTTAGAGGTGCTAACCTCAGTGAACTTGACCTTAAAGGTGCCAATTTTAGAGGTGCTAATCTTATTGGAGCTAAGTTTAAAGGAACTAGACTCATTGGATCTGAATTTAGAGAAGCCAAACTAATTGGTAGCAACCTTAGTGAAGCAAATCTCAGTGAAGCAAATCTCAGTGAAGCCGAACTAATTGGAGCAAATCTTAGTAGATCTGATCTTATTGGAACTAATCTTAGAGAAGTCAATCTAATTGGAGCAAATCTAATCGGAGTTGATTTAATTGGAGCAAATTTAATTGGAGCGAACTTAATTGGAGCGAATCTTAGTCTAGCTAACCTTAATAGAGCAAATCTTAGTCTAGCAAACTTCAGTAAAGCAAATCTTAGTAGAGCAACCCTCACTAGCTCAAACCTTAGTGGAGCAACTCTCACTGATACATATGTTGCTAAAGCAAGATTTTCTGATAATTTAGGGATTTCTGAAGTGATGAAATTTGATTTGATTTATAGAGGAGCCATTTTTGATGATTCATTAGGTGATCGCTCTGGTGTCCTTACACCTGCTCCTGTATAA
- a CDS encoding IS66 family transposase: MRRSICFTADSTAPERVSDLFSAQKTNPATAWQVCLAHQLRDCQYGIDAGDYIFSGRMKKLLLRAFVLRRRWSDLADSTRYQYRCRLYRDLDSILALSPTQEDGLRLQKRYLELRENLFLFLDDPTIPPTNNSSEQALRWSVIFRKVTNGFRSDWGRDFFAAVRSIVNTGRRQGFSAFESILIALNPVKSLFALG; encoded by the coding sequence GTGCGACGGTCAATCTGCTTTACCGCAGACTCAACTGCTCCTGAACGGGTATCAGATTTATTTAGCGCCCAAAAGACCAATCCAGCCACAGCATGGCAAGTTTGTCTTGCCCATCAACTCAGAGATTGTCAGTATGGTATTGATGCAGGAGACTATATTTTCTCTGGCAGGATGAAAAAGCTACTGCTACGAGCTTTTGTGCTGCGAAGGCGATGGTCGGATTTAGCTGACTCTACTCGTTATCAATATCGATGTCGATTGTATCGAGACCTTGACAGTATTCTGGCTCTGTCACCGACTCAAGAAGATGGACTGAGATTACAGAAGCGATATCTGGAGTTACGAGAAAACTTATTCCTGTTTTTGGATGACCCCACTATTCCACCAACTAATAACTCTAGCGAACAGGCTTTGCGTTGGAGCGTCATTTTTAGAAAAGTTACGAATGGGTTTCGCTCTGATTGGGGGCGTGATTTTTTTGCGGCTGTTCGTTCCATTGTCAATACTGGAAGAAGACAAGGCTTTTCCGCTTTTGAGTCCATTCTCATCGCTTTGAACCCCGTCAAATCCTTGTTTGCTTTAGGTTGA